In the Leptospira sp. WS4.C2 genome, one interval contains:
- a CDS encoding OmpP1/FadL family transporter, translated as MLEKKQTRIRLYLFSIIFLVPSFLFGSEPFHNIQGFYGERAAGLGGAFTAIADDPSGAYYNPAGLGFTYNDRISISASNFKDVKRSYINIDTPGQVYNQTHQGFDPNFIGLLKNFDRWKFAFSIVNTYNYSYNRVDQVNYPLVSPSINSTRNFTKERYNQLLVGPSVAYLLTDKLSIGATLYYMNDTKEVSRTQFQQFSDLSYVMRSYVDNRRTSGIMPVLGIQYQPVQKVSLGMSYRHIFVMGGNRLYNEVYADSTRRPGSSAIDFIEGTGVGASAIEAGVLTQRPKLITSIPQTSEMRFGIAYFPTSRFLASFDMIYTTGYKSRRNQDEISALGRRVTYTINDTEIRELTRVSTTNFAAGMEYYLADTFSVLAGIYTNEPNTKPISWTESAVDLYLQNAYGNQVQVNSGDASLIYKVARSGTNPRNEYSRNKGISLGFSWVTSKSSVSVTYIREVGNGNSRIDPNSLSQSFEYSAHSVYIMVSSRN; from the coding sequence ATGTTAGAAAAAAAACAAACTCGAATTCGTCTTTACCTCTTTTCCATAATCTTCCTTGTTCCAAGTTTCCTTTTTGGATCAGAACCTTTCCATAATATTCAAGGATTCTATGGAGAAAGAGCAGCTGGTCTCGGAGGTGCTTTTACTGCCATAGCCGATGATCCATCAGGTGCTTATTACAATCCGGCAGGACTTGGATTTACTTATAATGATAGAATTTCCATTTCAGCAAGTAATTTCAAAGATGTAAAAAGAAGTTATATTAATATTGATACGCCAGGCCAAGTTTATAATCAAACCCACCAAGGTTTTGATCCCAACTTTATTGGTCTTTTGAAAAACTTTGATCGTTGGAAATTTGCATTTTCCATTGTAAATACATACAATTATTCTTATAATCGAGTTGATCAAGTGAATTATCCACTAGTATCTCCATCGATCAACTCCACAAGAAACTTTACGAAAGAAAGATACAACCAACTCCTTGTGGGACCGAGTGTAGCTTACCTTCTTACCGACAAACTTTCTATTGGCGCTACTCTTTACTATATGAATGATACAAAGGAAGTATCGAGGACACAGTTTCAACAATTTTCAGACCTTAGTTATGTAATGCGTTCTTATGTAGATAACCGTAGAACCTCAGGTATTATGCCAGTTCTTGGAATCCAATACCAACCGGTTCAAAAGGTTTCTCTTGGAATGAGTTATCGCCATATATTTGTTATGGGAGGAAATCGTCTCTATAACGAGGTGTATGCAGATTCAACAAGAAGGCCTGGATCCTCCGCAATTGATTTTATTGAAGGCACAGGCGTTGGAGCCTCGGCAATAGAAGCCGGAGTTCTGACCCAAAGGCCCAAACTGATTACTTCGATTCCACAAACATCCGAAATGAGATTTGGTATTGCTTATTTTCCCACGTCTCGCTTTTTAGCATCCTTTGATATGATCTACACAACTGGGTATAAATCCCGAAGGAATCAAGATGAAATCAGTGCTTTGGGACGGAGAGTCACATATACAATCAATGATACTGAAATTCGGGAACTGACAAGGGTTTCCACAACCAACTTTGCAGCCGGGATGGAATACTATCTGGCTGACACCTTTTCTGTATTAGCTGGTATTTATACAAACGAACCAAATACAAAACCAATTTCCTGGACAGAGTCTGCAGTTGACTTATATTTACAAAACGCTTACGGAAACCAAGTGCAAGTGAATTCGGGTGATGCTAGTTTGATTTACAAAGTGGCCCGTTCTGGAACAAATCCAAGAAATGAATATTCGAGAAACAAGGGAATAAGCTTAGGATTTTCTTGGGTCACGTCCAAATCTTCCGTTTCTGTTACTTACATTAGAGAAGTGGGAAATGGAAATTCTCGTATTGATCCTAACTCCTTATCTCAGTCATTTGAATACAGCGCCCACTCAGTATATATCATGGTCAGCTCGAGAAATTAA
- a CDS encoding M48 family metalloprotease: protein MRALSRIFLFLFLAQTLVAKGNVYVQSTKAKLLSQPKLSTDGFPLQMGELLTPVSEQGLFVQVRVQDRVGWVSKLFVSPLPPGNQIKLGVTSNSSEAVVARQRASDFTKTAAARGLSETQKMRVRGEGELYDFESLRWLESVPSDTPISNENAVIENKENSNILNFLFFKSELQVLKETKAEVKLGRSLAARLLKKYSLVKDTELTKYLNEVASHIASVSSRKDLNFRVGVIESPEINAFACPGGYILITTGSLKKIHSESELAGIIGHEMGHIVLFHNGEFKQSDVYLDILSSLLAPPGAEVVNAATSTVLDEMEKQLFETGRDMKLELEADEAAIGLTSQAGYAPIGLSNYLTTLSKSEGTDTFKKTHPDTTIRIAKLVFFESSISSDNSPIVKDRWSEFKSKLKP from the coding sequence ATGAGAGCCCTATCTCGTATCTTTTTGTTTCTTTTTTTAGCACAAACACTTGTTGCTAAGGGCAATGTATACGTACAAAGCACAAAAGCAAAACTTCTATCCCAACCCAAACTCAGTACCGATGGTTTTCCACTGCAAATGGGAGAACTACTAACCCCTGTCAGCGAACAAGGACTGTTTGTCCAGGTTCGAGTTCAGGATAGAGTGGGTTGGGTTTCTAAATTATTTGTATCTCCTCTCCCTCCGGGAAACCAAATTAAATTGGGTGTCACCTCAAATTCATCAGAAGCAGTTGTAGCAAGGCAACGAGCCTCCGATTTCACAAAAACAGCCGCAGCCAGGGGACTATCGGAAACTCAAAAAATGAGAGTCCGAGGGGAAGGTGAATTGTATGACTTCGAATCTCTCCGTTGGCTTGAGTCTGTTCCTTCTGATACACCAATATCTAATGAAAATGCGGTGATAGAAAATAAAGAAAATTCGAATATTCTGAATTTCTTATTTTTCAAATCAGAATTGCAGGTTTTGAAAGAAACTAAAGCAGAAGTGAAACTGGGTCGCTCTCTTGCTGCCAGATTATTAAAAAAATACAGTCTTGTTAAAGATACAGAACTTACTAAATATTTAAATGAAGTCGCTTCTCATATCGCCTCTGTTTCCTCTCGTAAGGATTTGAATTTTCGAGTTGGTGTCATTGAATCCCCAGAAATCAATGCTTTTGCTTGTCCCGGTGGATATATTTTGATTACGACTGGAAGTCTTAAAAAAATTCATTCGGAATCAGAGCTTGCTGGAATCATAGGGCATGAAATGGGACACATTGTCCTTTTCCACAACGGAGAATTCAAACAGTCAGACGTTTATTTAGATATTCTTTCTAGTCTTTTGGCACCACCGGGAGCAGAAGTTGTGAATGCAGCTACTTCCACTGTTTTGGATGAAATGGAAAAACAACTCTTTGAAACTGGAAGAGATATGAAATTGGAATTGGAAGCCGATGAAGCAGCTATCGGATTAACTAGTCAAGCTGGGTATGCACCGATTGGTCTTTCCAATTACTTAACTACATTATCCAAGTCCGAAGGTACGGATACTTTTAAAAAAACACATCCTGATACCACGATTCGGATCGCCAAATTGGTGTTTTTTGAGTCATCGATTTCCTCGGACAATTCACCGATCGTAAAAGACCGTTGGAGTGAATTCAAATCCAAACTAAAACCATGA
- a CDS encoding CHASE2 domain-containing protein encodes MKQRKFFLPFFLMVLVPALLLSLLSLFGFSQTLNRKLSDSFFHLLPSHHSFSKEIVIIDIDEQSIAKYADHPELGQWPWKRTIYPTLISYTKLIAPPKLTIIDILFTERSDYDESLVAANINLGEISHAANFRDGGIVIPRKGEEDLSQKFSVPIPLDTNFPRYENASFPIGVVGETAPMIHVVNVIPDSDGILRRFTPFIRWKDKHFPTLALQAFVSGENYQTQWEDGQFWIQKTEKKQEVPLGKDGLVRAYFYTEEELRNIPRYSAAGIIESLNQLNSGEIEDPEKLLVPPNIFENKIVLIGTSAAATHDDVVTPHGLFPGVIGQAVFASNLIEGHMLRELPELVGTGFTLFVLIVGFFVLFFNQWHLLKNIYPIFAISMFIGLFYFLYRMDLVLPSSSFIIAFPISYLLGFAYLTYTEGKEKRKFNSILRNLVDPGVVSEALEDMDALKKGGEWEITAFFSDVAGFSSISEELSASDLARLLNEYLSAMTKILKSNSGTLDKYIGDAIVGIFGAPIQNREHPRLACKTALEMVTELEILRSVWKEKKDYTETARNMAFRIGLNCGPAKVGFMGTDSLASYTMMGDTVNLAARLEAAAKDYGVSILVSESIESVCKEEFHFRFLDWIRVKGKEAPVKIYSLVCFLSALSPQVLEAEKMYEEGFRLYLNRDWEKAIVAFQKVSEIYGTDDVTSQLLINRCKSLFKNPPTQDWDGVFTRTSK; translated from the coding sequence ATGAAACAACGAAAATTCTTTTTACCTTTTTTCTTAATGGTTCTTGTACCTGCATTGTTATTAAGTTTGCTCTCTCTTTTTGGTTTTTCGCAAACGCTGAATCGAAAGTTATCCGATTCTTTTTTCCATTTACTTCCTTCACACCATAGTTTTTCCAAAGAGATTGTTATCATTGATATAGATGAACAGAGTATTGCTAAATATGCTGACCATCCAGAACTTGGACAGTGGCCTTGGAAAAGAACCATCTATCCCACGCTCATTAGTTATACGAAACTAATAGCACCGCCAAAGTTAACGATTATTGATATCCTCTTCACAGAAAGATCAGATTACGATGAATCATTGGTTGCGGCCAATATCAATTTAGGAGAAATTTCTCACGCGGCGAATTTTCGAGATGGGGGGATTGTGATTCCTCGAAAGGGTGAGGAGGACCTGTCGCAGAAATTCTCTGTTCCTATTCCTTTGGACACAAACTTCCCTCGATATGAAAATGCTTCTTTTCCCATTGGAGTAGTAGGGGAAACAGCACCTATGATCCATGTTGTCAATGTTATTCCTGATAGTGACGGGATCCTTCGTCGGTTTACTCCGTTTATCCGATGGAAAGATAAACATTTCCCTACGCTTGCCTTGCAGGCATTTGTTTCCGGTGAAAATTATCAGACACAATGGGAAGATGGCCAGTTTTGGATTCAAAAAACTGAAAAAAAACAAGAAGTTCCTTTGGGAAAGGATGGATTGGTCCGGGCCTATTTTTATACAGAAGAAGAATTAAGAAACATTCCTCGTTATTCAGCTGCAGGTATCATTGAGTCTTTAAATCAGTTGAATTCAGGTGAAATAGAAGATCCTGAAAAGCTTCTTGTTCCACCAAATATTTTTGAAAATAAAATTGTACTTATTGGAACATCTGCTGCAGCCACCCATGATGATGTGGTTACACCGCACGGACTTTTTCCTGGAGTGATTGGGCAAGCTGTGTTTGCGTCGAATTTAATCGAAGGGCATATGTTACGAGAACTTCCAGAACTTGTTGGCACTGGATTTACTTTGTTTGTACTGATTGTAGGGTTTTTTGTTCTTTTTTTCAACCAGTGGCATCTATTAAAAAACATTTACCCTATCTTCGCCATATCGATGTTTATTGGTCTCTTCTATTTTTTATATCGAATGGATTTAGTATTACCGAGTTCTTCATTTATCATTGCTTTCCCCATATCCTATTTGTTGGGATTTGCTTATCTTACTTATACTGAAGGAAAAGAAAAAAGAAAGTTCAATAGTATTTTGCGTAACCTTGTCGATCCAGGTGTCGTGAGCGAAGCTCTTGAAGATATGGACGCATTAAAGAAGGGGGGAGAGTGGGAGATCACTGCATTCTTTTCAGACGTTGCAGGTTTTTCGTCCATTAGCGAAGAACTGAGTGCGAGTGATTTAGCACGGTTACTAAACGAATACCTCTCTGCCATGACAAAAATTTTAAAATCAAATTCTGGAACTTTGGATAAATACATTGGAGATGCCATCGTTGGAATTTTTGGAGCACCCATTCAAAATAGGGAACATCCGAGACTTGCCTGCAAAACTGCGCTCGAGATGGTTACTGAGTTAGAAATTTTAAGATCCGTATGGAAAGAAAAAAAGGATTATACGGAAACGGCAAGAAATATGGCTTTTCGAATTGGGCTTAATTGTGGACCAGCTAAGGTCGGTTTTATGGGTACTGATAGTTTAGCATCTTATACCATGATGGGAGATACAGTCAATCTTGCAGCAAGGTTAGAAGCAGCAGCAAAAGATTACGGAGTATCAATCCTTGTCTCCGAAAGTATTGAATCCGTCTGCAAAGAAGAATTTCATTTCAGATTTTTAGATTGGATTCGAGTAAAAGGAAAAGAAGCTCCTGTTAAAATTTATAGTTTGGTTTGTTTTCTTTCTGCCTTATCTCCCCAAGTATTGGAAGCTGAAAAAATGTATGAAGAAGGTTTTCGGCTTTATTTAAACAGGGATTGGGAAAAGGCAATTGTGGCTTTTCAAAAAGTATCAGAGATATACGGAACTGACGATGTAACGAGCCAACTACTGATCAATCGTTGCAAATCACTTTTTAAAAATCCGCCAACACAAGATTGGGATGGTGTATTTACAAGAACTTCTAAATAA
- a CDS encoding methyl-accepting chemotaxis protein, protein MDEKEINSICWKLTLGLELLTSILAVPIAVLFIVSGGEYNFEKAVYVVLGASISLTISYIVPTVRFFRLRSLILETRSEFFLRKSLEEKQTIKVKLLKFPRNNLGYFLVQWSLGIPFAAIITFFFFTPTLVEVIPYVVLPVIIYPVLGVSHFFLTELRLAPVLSLPDLKNLSLALDIIPKIGIFPRVFFTMFAVFSMSMTTLGYLLGTQVTGIIQLQNAGITIGLLALFICIAIYVLTVLFVRALQSNTNQMVKRYQSLSVGDLRDTVPMISTDELGHGTLALNSFIESIRKIASGVIKEAERVSGDSKVIASQTQGLSQAMMEQASSTEQMSAGIEEMSASIRSTAVGAKNQNDITRAALQSLVEMESVLVDVHSSMERTESETKKMEEEIFSGQSTLQSTLLAMEEIESSVEHTSDVIQVIGEISDKIGLLSLNASIEAARAGEAGRGFAVVASEISKLGEQTLQNTKRILEAVDKAYEASKSGRVAVSNTEKTFSQIGSSVENTIHLIKTSSEMTKKQMLIAKDVKDGFGNLTRSALEIEQNTDEQAHTSFELSQSIATISEGTEYLNQFVGEIDKLCSALSDQANNLKRDVSFFRI, encoded by the coding sequence ATGGATGAAAAGGAAATAAATTCCATTTGTTGGAAATTAACTTTAGGTTTGGAGTTATTAACTTCAATACTGGCGGTCCCAATCGCTGTATTGTTTATTGTATCAGGAGGAGAATATAATTTCGAGAAGGCAGTTTACGTTGTTCTCGGTGCGAGTATTTCGCTTACGATTTCTTATATAGTGCCGACGGTCCGTTTCTTTCGATTGAGAAGTCTGATTTTGGAAACTAGATCAGAGTTTTTTTTGAGAAAATCTCTTGAAGAAAAACAAACAATCAAAGTGAAACTTCTCAAATTTCCAAGAAACAACTTAGGTTATTTTTTAGTGCAATGGTCTCTTGGAATTCCTTTTGCCGCGATCATCACGTTTTTTTTCTTCACACCTACTTTGGTCGAAGTAATTCCTTATGTTGTTCTTCCTGTAATCATTTATCCAGTATTAGGTGTGTCTCATTTTTTTCTTACTGAATTACGGTTGGCACCTGTGTTATCTCTACCGGATTTGAAAAATTTATCTTTAGCTCTAGATATAATTCCCAAAATAGGAATTTTCCCGAGAGTTTTTTTTACTATGTTTGCCGTTTTTAGTATGAGTATGACAACACTTGGATATTTGCTTGGAACACAAGTGACTGGAATCATCCAATTACAAAACGCTGGGATAACGATCGGTTTACTTGCTCTTTTTATCTGCATTGCAATTTATGTTTTGACTGTTCTTTTTGTTCGCGCATTACAATCTAATACTAATCAAATGGTGAAAAGATATCAAAGTCTTTCTGTTGGGGATCTGCGTGATACTGTGCCAATGATTTCAACTGATGAATTGGGTCATGGTACTTTGGCTCTTAATTCCTTTATCGAAAGTATTCGAAAGATCGCATCGGGAGTTATCAAGGAAGCGGAACGTGTCAGTGGTGATTCCAAAGTCATTGCTTCTCAAACACAAGGACTTTCCCAAGCGATGATGGAACAAGCATCCTCTACAGAGCAGATGTCAGCAGGTATCGAGGAAATGTCTGCCAGTATTCGATCTACAGCTGTAGGGGCAAAAAATCAAAATGACATTACTAGAGCGGCCCTGCAATCTTTGGTGGAAATGGAGTCAGTATTAGTTGATGTACATTCTTCTATGGAACGAACTGAGTCAGAAACTAAAAAGATGGAGGAGGAAATTTTTTCTGGTCAATCAACGTTACAATCAACATTACTTGCTATGGAAGAAATTGAGTCTAGTGTAGAACATACATCAGATGTAATTCAAGTCATCGGTGAGATTTCTGATAAAATTGGTCTTCTTTCTTTAAATGCTTCGATTGAGGCAGCAAGAGCAGGCGAAGCTGGCAGAGGTTTTGCTGTGGTCGCAAGTGAGATCTCCAAACTAGGTGAACAAACTCTGCAAAATACAAAACGCATTTTGGAAGCTGTTGATAAAGCGTATGAGGCATCCAAGTCTGGTCGAGTGGCCGTTTCTAACACAGAAAAAACTTTTTCACAGATAGGAAGCTCTGTTGAAAACACTATTCATTTAATTAAAACATCGTCCGAAATGACCAAAAAACAGATGTTAATTGCGAAAGATGTTAAGGATGGCTTCGGGAACCTAACTCGTTCTGCGTTGGAGATTGAACAGAATACGGATGAACAAGCGCATACCTCTTTTGAGTTGTCGCAAAGTATTGCAACCATTTCAGAAGGAACGGAATATCTAAATCAATTTGTCGGTGAAATTGATAAACTTTGTTCGGCGCTTTCGGATCAAGCAAACAATCTCAAACGAGACGTCAGTTTTTTTCGCATTTAA
- a CDS encoding PhzF family phenazine biosynthesis protein, with protein MYETIYIVDAFTNRLFSGNPAAVLVLSQWPSEEWMQNIAKENNLSETAFIVKEGTQYRIRWFTPLIEVDLCGHATLASTFVLKNYYGERRNQFEFLSKSGILPISLEENLIYLNFPTYPEFQKSKNIQPKQLKSILGKEPIEVWEGKDTIFLYTASSDLDSIKPNFQKLSELPTKRGYIALWINDSENNNLDYEFRFFGPGMGIPEDPATGSAHCSLAPFVFERLGKSTFRSHQKSKRGAEFFIEYLGEKVSIGGSAVLYLRGEIAKNLC; from the coding sequence ATGTACGAAACTATCTATATTGTGGATGCGTTTACCAATCGATTATTTTCAGGAAATCCAGCAGCGGTCCTTGTTTTGAGCCAGTGGCCTAGTGAAGAATGGATGCAAAATATTGCAAAGGAAAACAATCTCTCCGAAACAGCCTTTATTGTGAAAGAAGGAACCCAATATAGAATTCGCTGGTTTACTCCTCTTATCGAGGTGGATCTTTGCGGGCATGCCACTTTAGCCTCGACTTTTGTTCTAAAAAATTATTATGGAGAAAGGAGAAACCAGTTTGAGTTCCTATCAAAATCAGGCATTTTACCAATATCCTTAGAAGAAAATTTAATCTATTTAAACTTTCCTACCTATCCAGAATTCCAAAAAAGTAAAAATATCCAACCAAAACAACTGAAATCGATTTTAGGAAAGGAACCAATCGAAGTTTGGGAAGGAAAGGACACAATCTTTCTTTACACTGCCTCTTCTGATTTAGATTCTATCAAGCCGAACTTTCAGAAATTGAGCGAATTACCAACAAAGAGAGGTTATATCGCTCTTTGGATTAATGATTCTGAAAATAATAATTTAGATTATGAATTCAGGTTCTTTGGGCCGGGAATGGGAATTCCTGAAGATCCTGCAACCGGATCTGCTCATTGCAGTTTGGCACCTTTCGTTTTTGAACGATTAGGCAAAAGTACTTTCCGCAGTCACCAGAAATCAAAACGAGGGGCCGAGTTTTTTATCGAATACTTGGGGGAAAAAGTGTCTATCGGCGGCAGTGCTGTTTTGTATTTACGAGGAGAAATCGCAAAAAACCTTTGTTAA
- a CDS encoding PAS domain S-box protein: MILDQSVNYAQMVLDNSTDAIVLMGLDCSVLAFNQNLQDTIHAYSGKVLKIGDDYRNFVTAGDKEVFFELFQKSLSGESVIIERQASLNEFSIWFEYKMNPTYNREKTLLGVCLRAKNIDVRKKMEIALSESEQKFRNLIESAPNSILIVDQKGKIVHCNLETENTFGYPRQELIDQPVELLVPLQHKKGHDRLLEGYFQAPRPIRIGKNQVTSAVKKDGTEILVEVSLNGFVVNQTNYVSAIIVDITEKVIADNKIKRQIHELKEIARIQSHEIRRPLANILGLMALLESEMPEHTVNEIHSYLRKSAQDLDVLVSDIIKRTSISLSK; the protein is encoded by the coding sequence ATGATTCTGGATCAATCGGTCAATTATGCTCAAATGGTTTTGGACAACTCGACCGATGCCATTGTGCTGATGGGGCTTGATTGTTCGGTTCTTGCCTTTAATCAAAATCTGCAAGATACCATCCATGCCTACTCTGGAAAAGTTTTAAAAATTGGAGATGATTATCGTAATTTTGTCACTGCGGGTGACAAAGAAGTCTTTTTTGAATTATTCCAAAAATCTCTTTCCGGTGAGAGTGTTATCATCGAAAGACAAGCAAGTCTAAATGAATTTTCCATTTGGTTCGAATACAAAATGAATCCTACATACAACAGGGAGAAAACTCTACTTGGAGTTTGCCTTCGTGCCAAAAACATTGATGTTAGGAAAAAGATGGAAATTGCACTTTCGGAGAGTGAACAAAAATTTCGTAACCTAATTGAATCGGCACCGAATTCTATTCTTATCGTAGACCAAAAAGGAAAAATCGTTCACTGTAACTTAGAAACGGAAAATACCTTTGGTTATCCAAGACAAGAACTCATCGACCAACCGGTAGAACTCCTTGTACCCCTTCAACATAAAAAAGGTCACGATCGATTGCTTGAAGGATACTTCCAAGCTCCAAGACCCATTCGGATAGGAAAGAATCAAGTAACCTCAGCCGTAAAAAAAGATGGAACAGAAATCCTGGTGGAAGTCAGCCTAAATGGCTTCGTTGTCAATCAAACCAATTATGTTTCTGCAATCATTGTGGATATCACAGAGAAGGTTATTGCAGATAACAAAATCAAAAGACAAATCCATGAATTGAAAGAAATTGCAAGAATCCAGTCACATGAAATAAGAAGACCACTCGCCAATATTTTAGGCCTAATGGCACTTTTGGAATCGGAAATGCCAGAACATACGGTGAATGAAATTCATTCTTATTTGCGAAAATCGGCCCAGGATTTGGATGTTTTGGTTTCCGATATTATCAAAAGAACTTCGATTAGTCTCTCTAAATAA
- a CDS encoding HIT family protein has translation MNCPICEAHKNETQILFQNEDWILRKADQNLEGYLYMEHRNHVESWFSLGLGEFENYGRTLHKATEILKEFNPEKMYMVAIAEKVPHLHVHLIPRYENQEKGIDHIAKATGPGFPKPM, from the coding sequence ATGAACTGTCCCATTTGTGAAGCCCATAAAAATGAAACCCAAATCCTCTTCCAAAACGAAGATTGGATCCTCCGAAAGGCAGACCAAAACCTAGAAGGGTATCTCTATATGGAACACCGCAATCATGTGGAGTCTTGGTTTAGTTTGGGGTTGGGTGAGTTTGAAAATTATGGACGTACTTTACACAAAGCAACGGAAATTTTAAAAGAATTCAACCCAGAAAAAATGTATATGGTTGCGATTGCCGAGAAAGTGCCTCATTTGCATGTACATTTGATACCGCGATATGAAAACCAAGAAAAGGGGATTGATCATATCGCTAAGGCAACGGGTCCTGGTTTTCCTAAGCCCATGTAA
- a CDS encoding polyphosphate kinase: MVLDRHPINQIPKHSTSDLTDLQERFFLLQRESYKQKIAHIFLLEGFSSTGKGSILQSLTIRLDPRKFKVYSPYVHQSEDRGYPFLWNFWRVVPRYGEFLFYLNTYYSRLVYLRSEKKINLSEYDHRLLSILNTERILSKDKIIVHKFFLHISKKDQKKRLQDSKKKKKEWELSTFDKDQGEHYNRYFGIFDSILSSSRTIDSPWQIITSDKKEDTKLLVFEAILERLERILEYDSRLALQSINHGMELIP, encoded by the coding sequence GTGGTTTTAGATAGACATCCGATCAACCAAATTCCCAAACATTCGACAAGTGACCTTACGGATTTACAAGAACGATTCTTTTTGTTACAGAGAGAAAGTTATAAACAAAAGATTGCTCATATTTTTCTGTTGGAGGGGTTTTCTTCGACTGGCAAAGGATCCATTTTACAATCCTTGACCATTCGTTTGGATCCACGGAAGTTTAAGGTGTATTCTCCCTATGTCCATCAATCAGAAGATAGAGGGTATCCCTTCCTTTGGAACTTTTGGCGTGTGGTTCCTCGTTACGGTGAGTTTTTGTTTTATCTCAATACCTACTACAGTCGTCTGGTATACCTACGATCAGAGAAAAAAATCAACCTTTCAGAATACGACCATAGATTACTTTCGATTCTGAATACCGAACGTATCCTTTCCAAAGATAAAATCATCGTTCATAAATTCTTTTTGCATATATCTAAAAAAGACCAAAAGAAACGCCTGCAAGATTCCAAAAAAAAGAAAAAGGAATGGGAACTTTCTACCTTTGATAAAGACCAAGGAGAACATTACAATCGTTACTTTGGGATTTTCGATTCTATTTTGAGTTCTTCTCGAACCATCGACTCCCCCTGGCAAATCATCACAAGTGATAAAAAGGAAGATACAAAACTCTTAGTCTTCGAAGCCATTCTCGAACGATTGGAAAGAATCCTAGAATACGACTCTCGCCTCGCACTCCAGTCGATCAATCACGGAATGGAGCTTATCCCATGA
- a CDS encoding UDP-galactose-lipid carrier transferase — protein sequence MKQNHLQNRILHLNQLDQKQILPPDEYQAKMRVLKNQIRELSFLSKEKERPVLFVFEGWDAAGKGGAIRRLTQEIDPRLFEVHNISAPNTEEIQHHYLWRFWNRIPKKGHIGILDRSYYGRVLVERVEGFASESEWSRAYEEILLFEEQLLSFGTIVIKFWLHISSEEQLLRFETRKNDPLKRWKLTEEDWRNRDKWPLYEDAANQMFQKTDAPKAPWFLIPANDKYFARTMILETTAQRLQDELK from the coding sequence ATGAAACAGAACCATTTACAAAATAGAATTTTGCATTTAAACCAGTTAGACCAAAAACAGATCTTACCACCTGACGAATACCAGGCGAAGATGAGGGTATTAAAAAATCAAATCAGGGAACTCAGTTTTCTTTCGAAGGAGAAAGAAAGACCGGTTTTGTTTGTATTTGAAGGTTGGGATGCTGCGGGAAAAGGGGGAGCCATTCGCCGACTCACTCAAGAAATCGACCCAAGATTATTTGAAGTCCACAATATCTCAGCACCCAACACCGAAGAAATCCAACACCACTATCTCTGGAGATTCTGGAATCGAATTCCTAAAAAAGGCCATATCGGAATCTTGGACCGATCTTACTACGGTCGTGTTCTTGTGGAGCGAGTGGAAGGGTTTGCTTCAGAATCAGAATGGTCAAGGGCTTACGAAGAGATTCTTTTATTTGAAGAACAACTTTTGAGTTTTGGAACCATCGTCATCAAATTTTGGCTTCATATCAGTTCCGAAGAACAATTGTTACGTTTTGAAACAAGAAAAAATGACCCTCTCAAACGATGGAAACTCACAGAAGAAGACTGGCGGAATCGTGATAAATGGCCTCTTTACGAAGATGCTGCAAATCAAATGTTTCAAAAAACCGATGCGCCCAAAGCTCCTTGGTTTTTAATACCAGCCAATGACAAATATTTTGCAAGGACTATGATTTTGGAAACGACTGCTCAACGTTTGCAGGATGAATTGAAATGA
- a CDS encoding MarR family winged helix-turn-helix transcriptional regulator: MQKKETLEPSHLKSHIGYHLRIVSNAVSQSFAKKLATQDVTVAEWVILREMYSHKENTAPSTVAEITGLTRGAVSKLIDRLLQKGLVTRTEASIDRRYQDIRLTPKATALVPKLSKIADENDSAFFSVLPLAERNHLKKTLIQLAELHKLKTNPIE, translated from the coding sequence GTGCAAAAAAAGGAAACCCTAGAACCAAGCCACTTAAAATCCCATATTGGATATCATTTGCGGATTGTCTCCAATGCGGTCTCTCAATCCTTTGCAAAAAAACTGGCTACCCAGGACGTGACTGTGGCGGAGTGGGTCATCCTCCGGGAGATGTATTCCCATAAAGAAAACACCGCGCCAAGTACTGTCGCGGAAATTACGGGACTCACTCGTGGTGCCGTATCCAAACTCATTGACCGACTTTTACAGAAAGGCCTTGTGACTCGTACAGAGGCATCTATTGATCGTCGTTACCAGGACATCCGATTGACACCCAAAGCGACCGCATTAGTTCCTAAACTTTCCAAGATCGCAGATGAAAATGACTCTGCTTTTTTTTCCGTTCTTCCTTTGGCCGAAAGAAATCATCTCAAGAAGACTCTGATCCAACTAGCAGAATTACATAAACTAAAAACAAACCCAATCGAATGA